One genomic segment of Ipomoea triloba cultivar NCNSP0323 chromosome 9, ASM357664v1 includes these proteins:
- the LOC116030636 gene encoding R3H domain-containing protein 2-like isoform X1 produces MATHGVSAADVVSTPEMAPAYLSMVDPFLVEALQNPRHRLTILRMELDVQKFLQNPDLEQFEFPHFPTSYLRLAAHRVAQHYGLLTMVDNVVDGQGTRILVRKKVDTKYPTLCLSDVPPKQSESDKLDQKKIVLRPRPSRALTGQSGELGAKHSAIRTMEERKEEYDRARARIFNGPNNSEPEDSLVHGASDGRDSVDENDYIKSSVLDLEKIFRSRENRTASRVAIFRDREKDLTDPDYDRSYERYVKNIPVNQSFNMTPFSIQKFQPPYVQYDSGFPVQGQMPGTPASFNYSNPVPNPYCVMGGLNQMSTDAAVNMQWPTQSMMYAHSYEQLRHVAFQAPFYQQPLSFDYSQHHS; encoded by the exons ATGGCGACCCACGGTGTGTCAGCAGCTGACGTTGTCTCGACGCCGGAGATGGCTCCTGCTTACCTGTCAATGGTGGACCCTTTTCTCGTTGAAGCTCTCCAAAACCCTCGCCATCGTCTCACCA TTCTGCGGATGGAACTCGACGTTCAAAAGTTTTTGCAAAATCCAGATTTGGAACAGTTTGAGTTTCCACACTTCCCTACTTCTTATCTTCGTCTTGCAGCGCACCGAGTTGCTCAACACTATGGGTTGCTGACTATGGTGGACAATGTTGTTGATGGTCAGGGAACTCGTATTTTGGTGAGGAAAAAGGTTGATACTAAATACCCGACACTCTGTTTATCTGATGTTCCACCCAAACAATCAGAGAGTGACAAACTGGATcagaaaaaaattgtattacgaccAAGGCCTAGTAGAGCTTTGACAGGACAAAGTGGTGAATTGGGAGCCAAGCACAGTGCTATAAGAACCATGGAAGAGAGAAAGGAGGAATATGATAGGGCACGGGCACGTATCTTTAACGGTCCAAACAATTCTGAACCAGAAGATTCATTAGTTCACGGTGCTTCTGATGGGAGGGACAGCGTGGATGAAAATGACTATATAAAGAGCTCAGTTCTGGATTTGGAGAAAATTTTCCGCAGCAGGGAAAATAGAACTGCTTCTCGTGTAGCCATTTTTAGGGACAGGGAGAAGGATCTTACTGACCCTGATTATGACCGAAGCTATGAAAG ATATGTTAAGAATATTCCAGTGAATCAGAGCTTTAACATGACACCATTCAGCATTCAGAAGTTCCAGCCTCCATATGTGCAATACGATTCTGGTTTTCCTGTGCAGGGCCAAATGCCCGGGACTCCTGCTTCGTTTAACTATAGCAACCCAGTACCGAACCCTTACTGTGTGATGGGAGGATTAAATCAAATGTCTACCGATGCTGCTGTCAACATGCAGTGGCCTACCCAGTCTATGATGTATGCACATTCATACGAGCAACTTAGGCACGTTGCTTTTCAG GCCCCCTTTTATCAGCAGCCTCTAAGTTTTGATTACTCTCAACACCATTCCTGA
- the LOC116028424 gene encoding transcription factor MYBC1-like: MREEDSNWFAKWADELPSPEELMPLSQTLISPDLALAFDIRNPGNTAAVPPQSHHHAPAPPVSAVHTPSSQPNSSAEFDSGEMGGGGGGDEPARTLKRPRLVWTPQLHKRFVDAVAHLGIKNAVPKTIMQLMSVDGLTRENVASHLQKYRLYLKRMQGLSNGGAGAGNNSGAVAGAGDPATDHLFASSPVPAHFLHPGRPNSEHFMPFVNIPAMQHHQQMAAVLHPPYRHFGSPPNAQFEHPFVSRQSQQRMGTPVHNRSPVAPPYAVDDVESAAANARKVLTLFPTGDD; the protein is encoded by the coding sequence ATGAGGGAAGAAGATTCCAATTGGTTTGCTAAATGGGCAGATGAGCTTCCATCTCCGGAGGAGCTTATGCCCTTATCTCAAACCCTAATTAGCCCTGATCTAGCCCTAGCTTTTGATATCCGCAACCCGGGAAACACGGCGGCGGTGCCGCCGCAATCGCACCACCACGCGCCGGCGCCGCCGGTGTCCGCCGTGCACACGCCGTCGTCGCAGCCGAACTCTTCGGCGGAATTTGACTCCGGCGAGatgggcggcggcggcggcggggacGAGCCGGCGAGGACTCTGAAGCGGCCGCGCCTCGTGTGGACCCCGCAGCTGCACAAGCGATTCGTGGACGCGGTGGCGCACCTGGGGATCAAGAATGCGGTGCCGAAGACGATAATGCAGCTGATGAGTGTGGACGGGCTGACCCGCGAGAACGTGGCGAGTCATTTGCAGAAGTATAGGCTCTATCTGAAGCGTATGCAGGGGCTATCCAacggcggcgccggcgccgggaACAACTCCGGTGCCGTCGCCGGCGCCGGAGATCCCGCCACGGACCACCTGTTCGCGAGTTCGCCGGTGCCGGCCCATTTCTTGCACCCGGGGAGGCCTAATTCCGAGCATTTCATGCCGTTTGTGAACATTCCGGCAATGCAACACCACCAGCAGATGGCGGCGGTGCTTCATCCGCCGTACCGGCATTTCGGGTCACCCCCTAACGCCCAATTTGAGCATCCATTTGTTTCCCGGCAATCCCAGCAGAGGATGGGGACTCCTGTACATAATAGGAGCCCTGTTGCGCCACCGTATGCGGTGGATGATGTCGAATCCGCCGCCGCAAACGCCCGGAAAGTCCTCACACTCTTCCCCACCGGAGATGACTGA
- the LOC116030636 gene encoding uncharacterized protein LOC116030636 isoform X2: protein MATHGVSAADVVSTPEMAPAYLSMVDPFLVEALQNPRHRLTNLEQFEFPHFPTSYLRLAAHRVAQHYGLLTMVDNVVDGQGTRILVRKKVDTKYPTLCLSDVPPKQSESDKLDQKKIVLRPRPSRALTGQSGELGAKHSAIRTMEERKEEYDRARARIFNGPNNSEPEDSLVHGASDGRDSVDENDYIKSSVLDLEKIFRSRENRTASRVAIFRDREKDLTDPDYDRSYERYVKNIPVNQSFNMTPFSIQKFQPPYVQYDSGFPVQGQMPGTPASFNYSNPVPNPYCVMGGLNQMSTDAAVNMQWPTQSMMYAHSYEQLRHVAFQAPFYQQPLSFDYSQHHS, encoded by the exons ATGGCGACCCACGGTGTGTCAGCAGCTGACGTTGTCTCGACGCCGGAGATGGCTCCTGCTTACCTGTCAATGGTGGACCCTTTTCTCGTTGAAGCTCTCCAAAACCCTCGCCATCGTCTCACCA ATTTGGAACAGTTTGAGTTTCCACACTTCCCTACTTCTTATCTTCGTCTTGCAGCGCACCGAGTTGCTCAACACTATGGGTTGCTGACTATGGTGGACAATGTTGTTGATGGTCAGGGAACTCGTATTTTGGTGAGGAAAAAGGTTGATACTAAATACCCGACACTCTGTTTATCTGATGTTCCACCCAAACAATCAGAGAGTGACAAACTGGATcagaaaaaaattgtattacgaccAAGGCCTAGTAGAGCTTTGACAGGACAAAGTGGTGAATTGGGAGCCAAGCACAGTGCTATAAGAACCATGGAAGAGAGAAAGGAGGAATATGATAGGGCACGGGCACGTATCTTTAACGGTCCAAACAATTCTGAACCAGAAGATTCATTAGTTCACGGTGCTTCTGATGGGAGGGACAGCGTGGATGAAAATGACTATATAAAGAGCTCAGTTCTGGATTTGGAGAAAATTTTCCGCAGCAGGGAAAATAGAACTGCTTCTCGTGTAGCCATTTTTAGGGACAGGGAGAAGGATCTTACTGACCCTGATTATGACCGAAGCTATGAAAG ATATGTTAAGAATATTCCAGTGAATCAGAGCTTTAACATGACACCATTCAGCATTCAGAAGTTCCAGCCTCCATATGTGCAATACGATTCTGGTTTTCCTGTGCAGGGCCAAATGCCCGGGACTCCTGCTTCGTTTAACTATAGCAACCCAGTACCGAACCCTTACTGTGTGATGGGAGGATTAAATCAAATGTCTACCGATGCTGCTGTCAACATGCAGTGGCCTACCCAGTCTATGATGTATGCACATTCATACGAGCAACTTAGGCACGTTGCTTTTCAG GCCCCCTTTTATCAGCAGCCTCTAAGTTTTGATTACTCTCAACACCATTCCTGA